The Symphalangus syndactylus isolate Jambi chromosome 8, NHGRI_mSymSyn1-v2.1_pri, whole genome shotgun sequence genome includes a window with the following:
- the IFT70B gene encoding intraflagellar transport protein 70B, whose translation MAGLSCAQIPDGEFTAVVYRLIRNARYAEAVQLLGRELQRSPRSRAGLSLLGYCYYRLQEFALAAECYEQLGQLHPELEQYRLYQAQALYKACLYPEATRVAFLLLDNPAYHSRVLRLQAAIKYSEGDLPGSRSLVEQLLSGEGGEESRGENETDGQVNLGCLLYKEGHYEAACSKFSAALQALGYQPDLSYNLALAYYNSRQYASALKHIAEIIEHGIRQHPELGVGMTTDGFDVRSVGNTLVLHQTALVEAFNLKAAIEYQLRNYEAAQEALTDMPPRAEEELDPVTLHNQALMNMDARPTEGFEKLQFLLQQNPFPPETFGNLLLLYCKYEYFDLAADVLAENAHFIYKFLTPYLYDFLDAVITCQTAPEEAFIKLDGLAGMLTEVLRKLTVQVQEARHNRDDEAIKKAVNEYDETMEKYIPVLMAQAKIYWNLENYPMVEKIFRKSVEFCNDHDVWKLNVAHVLFMQENKYKEAIGFYEPIVKKHYDNILNVSAIVLANLCVSYIMTSQNEEAEELMRKIEKEEEQLSYDDPDKKMYHLCIVNLVIGTLYCAKGNYDFGISRVIKSLEPYNKKLGTDTWYYAKRCFLSLLENMSKHTIMLCDSVIQECIQFLEHCELHGRNIPAVIEQPLEEERMHVGKNTVTYESRQLKALIYEIIGWNI comes from the coding sequence ATGGCGGGCCTCAGTTGCGCGCAGATCCCCGACGGGGAGTTCACCGCGGTCGTGTACCGCCTCATCCGCAATGCACGCTACGCCGAGGCGGTGCAGCTGCTGGGCCGAGAGCTGCAGCGGAGCCCTAGGAGCCGTGCCGGCCTGTCGCTGCTAGGCTACTGCTACTACCGCCTGCAGGAGTTCGCGCTGGCGGCCGAGTGCTATGAGCAGCTGGGCCAGCTGCACCCGGAACTGGAGCAGTACCGCCTGTACCAGGCCCAGGCCCTGTACAAGGCCTGCCTTTACCCGGAGGCCACTCGGGTCGCCTTCCTTCTCCTGGATAACCCCGCCTACCACAGCCGGGTCCTCCGCCTACAAGCTGCCATCAAGTACAGCGAGGGCGATCTGCCAGGGTCCAGGAGCCTAGTAGAGCAGCTGCTgagtggggaagggggagaggaaagTCGGGGCGAGAATGAGACCGATGGCCAGGTCAACCTGGGTTGTTTGCTCTACAAGGAGGGACACTATGAAGCTGCATGCTCCAAGTTTTCTGCCGCACTGCAGGCCTTGGGCTACCAGCCTGACCTTTCCTACAACCTGGCTTTGGCGTATTACAACAGCCGACAGTATGCTTCAGCACTGAAGCATATCGCTGAGATTATTGAGCATGGCATCCGCCAGCACCCTGAGCTAGGTGTGGGCATGACCACTGACGGCTTTGATGTTCGCAGTGTTGGCAACACCTTAGTCCTCCATCAGACTGCTCTGGTGGAAGCCTTCAACCTTAAGGCAGCCATAGAATACCAACTGAGAAACTATGAGGCAGCTCAAGAAGCCCTCACTGACATGCCACCCAGGGCAGAGGAAGAGTTGGACCCTGTGACCCTACACAACCAGGCACTAATGAACATGGATGCCAGGCCTACAGAAGGGTTTGAAAAGCTACAGTTTTTGCTCCAACAGAATCCCTTTCCTCCAGAGACTTTTGGCAACCTGTTGCTGCTCTACTGTAAATATGAGTATTTTGACCTAGCAGCAGATGTCCTGGCAGAAAATGCccattttatttataagttcctcaCACCCTATCTCTATGACTTCTTGGACGCTGTGATCACTTGCCAGACAGCTCCTGAAGAGGCTTTCATTAAGCTTGATGGGCTAGCAGGGATGCTGACTGAGGTCCTCCGGAAACTCACGGTACAAGTACAGGAAGCAAGACACAATAGAGATGATGAAGCTATCAAAAAGGCAGTGAATGAGTATGATGAAACCATGGAGAAATATATTCCTGTGTTGATGGCTCAGGCAAAAATCTACTGGAATCTTGAAAATTATCCAATGGTGGAAAAGATCTTCCGTAAATCTGTGGAATTCTGTAACGACCATGATGTGTGGAAGTTGAATGTGGCTCATGTTCTGTTCATGcaggaaaacaaatacaaagaagCCATTGGTTTCTATGAACCCATAGTCAAGAAGCATTATGATAACATCCTGAATGTCAGTGCTATTGTACTGGCTAATCTCTGTGTTTCCTATATTATGACAAGTCAAAATGAAGAAGCAGAGGAGTTGATGAGgaagattgaaaaggaagaagagcaGCTCTCTTATGATGACCCGGATAAGAAAATGTACCATCTCTGCATTGTGAATTTGGTGATAGGAACTCTTTATTGTGCCAAAGGAAATTATGACTTTGGTATTTCTCGAGTTATCAAAAGCTTGGAACCTTACAACAAAAAGCTGGGAACAGACACCTGGTATTATGCCAAAAGATGCTTCCTGTCCTTGTTAGAAAACATGTCAAAACACACAATCATGCTTTGTGATAGTGTTATTCAAGAATGTATCCAGTTTCTAGAACACTGTGAACTTCATGGCAGAAACATACCTGCTGTTATTGAACAACCcctggaagaagaaagaatgcaTGTTGGAAAGAATACAGTCACATATGAGTCTAGGCAGTTAAAAGCTTTGATTTATGAGATTATAGGATGGAATATATAG